The DNA segment GATTAAAATGGACGGCGAAAGCCGTCCAAAGCATAAATAAGCGATTTAGAATAAAACATTCGTTTGCGTCCCATGCTGCAAAGTGTTATACGGCTCATAAACCAATATTGTATCACTTATAATGGCCGCCAATAGCAAAGATATAAATGGATTGGTTATCAAATTTATAAATTAAACGATCTTTTTGTGACAAGCGTCTAGACCCAAAACCAGATAAATTATATTTTAAAGGTTCAGGCTTACCTAATCCTTGAGATGGATCTTCACGTTGCATTTCCTGTAATATTTTACATAAATTTTTATGAAGAACTTTATCTTTATTCCTTAATTTCTCATATTCTTTCCAGGTATTACCTTCAAAAACTATTGATCTCATCTAATTCCTTTTCTGAAGGAATATACCCCTCACTTTTATTATGTGTTTTTAATGATTCGGAAATCTGTTTCATTAAAAATGAGTTCTGAAGTACATACAGCGTCTCTTGCTCCCTTTCCCAGTCTTCAGCACTTATCACAATAAAATCTCTACCTTTCCTTCTGGTAATTTTTACGGGTTCATGTTCATCAATAGCTTGATCAACAAAACTTTTTAAATTTGACCTAAATTTATTGACTGACAATTCAATCATAATTCTTTCCTTTACCTGTTATTCAATTTCGTTCCATAAAATGCACCGAATTATCGTACATTTGTCAATAGTATTTTTTGAAAAACTTTACAATTTAGCCATACAACATTAACATAATTAGCCAACCCGGATTAGCGCGACTTTTGGCACAAAAGGCGTGACAAACGGATTGGCCCAATTCATGCATGGGTTAACACCAAGTCTTTACGCTATGCAAGAAAATCATTTATCGATAATGCTATTGCAGGCACTTCCTTTAGAATTTTCTTATCACTTGTAATCAGGTGAACACCCAGTTCTTTTGCGAGTGCAACAAATTCACAATCATAAGCAGATAAATTTGTTTTGGTCAACATTTCTAAAACTTCTGATGATATAACATGATATTCGGAGCTCAACATCAATGATTCCGCTTCACCCATTAAATAATTGGCCTGAGAAAGATCAATATATTCTTTTCGCAGGTAAAGCGATAATACACTACGAAATTCACTTCTCCACAAAATGGGAGATACCCAGTTTGAGTCCTTTAGCAAAACTTGTTTAACCGCTTCTGTCTTCTCTCCTTTGATAAATAAATATGAAATAATATTCGTGTCAACAACAATCATGATCTACCCTCTTGTTTTACATTTTGGATTAGATCATCTGTCAATAATGGCATCTCAATATTATTGTGAAAAGTTTCTATTCTTCGGATTAAGGAATTAACATCAAGCTTCGCACTTTTTAAAGAGCGGTCAAGTCTATTTATGATCTCGTTGTTAATGCTTCTTCTATTATCATGTGCGGTAGTTTTGATTTTATCATATAAATCATCAGGTATATTTTTAACTGTAATGTTACGCATTATAGCCTCCTATTATTTTTTTCGAACCCGCGGATGAAACCAATACGGAACCATAACGGAAGCTAATAAATATTTTTACTCAAATCAAGGAATTTTTTCTATTCTCTGAAATTTTAGAAGGTGTTAACGCAAAAATCACTGGTTGCAGGGGTTTCAGGGGTTTCCAGAAATCTTGTTCGTGATAATAAAGTTTGTAAAACCAATACTTTTCAAAGCGGCTCAGCTCCCTGCAATCCAGTGCATCGTCATGTTCTCTCACTTTTTATACACATCTTTTCTATGTTTAATTCTCAAAATTAAGACAGAATCATCAATGATTACATAAACGATACGATAGTCTCCAATTCTGTATTTTCTCAAACCAGCAAACTGCCCTTTCAATTCAGGTAATTTTTCAGCTTGTTTTGAAAGTTCCGAAGTAATTTTTTTTAAAATCAGATCCGCCTCAGAATGATCTATTTTTTTTAAGTCTTTTGCTACCGACTTTTTAAAAGTTATTTTATAGACCAATTTCTTCTCTCATTGCTTCAATAGATATTATAGGATCAGAAGTATCACGAAGTCTATCAATGCTTACTTGTAAGTCTGCTTGATTCTGTAAATATTCTTCAAGGGCTTTTTGTACAAGAAAAGATTTAGACCTCTCAGTGGTTCTAGCGATACTGCTAAGTTCTTTTGCAAGGCTATCTGGTAATCTTACCGAAAGTGCTGTGCTCATGTTTCATCTCCCTCAATGTATTCTATTGTAATACAATGTAATTAAATTCAAAGTAATTGTCAATATAGAATAAGGTGGTCCCCATTGGTTGGACAGCCAACAAGGGTTTTTAAGGTGGAAGGTTGCTCCGCTTGCGGGGTGACGACCGGGAGTAATTTTTATATGTTATCCTAAAATAGAGTTTTTGTTTTCTAATGTCAATTATTTTATTAACCATGTTTTTCTCCGGGTGTTTGGTTGCCCAAGCTTTGATGAGGGCGTTCCCAGTTGTAGAAGTGAAAGTACCGGTTCAGCCCTTTCCACAATGAAAGACCGTCCTCGTATGTATGAAGATAGATATCTTCATATTTAAGGGTACGCCAAAATCGTTCTATGAAAATATTGTCGAAGACGCGGCCCCTGCCATCCATGCTGATGCGTATGTCTTTTG comes from the bacterium genome and includes:
- a CDS encoding Txe/YoeB family addiction module toxin; protein product: MRSIVFEGNTWKEYEKLRNKDKVLHKNLCKILQEMQREDPSQGLGKPEPLKYNLSGFGSRRLSQKDRLIYKFDNQSIYIFAIGGHYK
- a CDS encoding type II toxin-antitoxin system Phd/YefM family antitoxin; its protein translation is MIELSVNKFRSNLKSFVDQAIDEHEPVKITRRKGRDFIVISAEDWEREQETLYVLQNSFLMKQISESLKTHNKSEGYIPSEKELDEINSF
- a CDS encoding type II toxin-antitoxin system VapC family toxin, coding for MIVVDTNIISYLFIKGEKTEAVKQVLLKDSNWVSPILWRSEFRSVLSLYLRKEYIDLSQANYLMGEAESLMLSSEYHVISSEVLEMLTKTNLSAYDCEFVALAKELGVHLITSDKKILKEVPAIALSINDFLA
- a CDS encoding Arc family DNA-binding protein — protein: MRNITVKNIPDDLYDKIKTTAHDNRRSINNEIINRLDRSLKSAKLDVNSLIRRIETFHNNIEMPLLTDDLIQNVKQEGRS
- a CDS encoding type II toxin-antitoxin system RelE/ParE family toxin translates to MVYKITFKKSVAKDLKKIDHSEADLILKKITSELSKQAEKLPELKGQFAGLRKYRIGDYRIVYVIIDDSVLILRIKHRKDVYKK
- a CDS encoding ribbon-helix-helix protein, CopG family, whose protein sequence is MSTALSVRLPDSLAKELSSIARTTERSKSFLVQKALEEYLQNQADLQVSIDRLRDTSDPIISIEAMREEIGL